A genome region from Methanobrevibacter sp. includes the following:
- the galU gene encoding UTP--glucose-1-phosphate uridylyltransferase GalU: protein MKAVIPAAGLGTRLLPATKAQPKEMLPVYYKPTIHYAVEEAVKSGIDDILIITGRNKRSIEDYFDKSYELEYTLQKAGKDRDLKKVRKITDLADICYVRQKNLIGLGDAISCAERHVGDEPFAVLLGDSITRSKTPLTKQLIDVFNKYEKSTIAIREVSEDKINRHGIVDGSQISENLYKINSLVEKPNMDEAPSNLAIVGRYILTPDIFDKISQTGPGFNGEIQLTDALSKLDEVYGVKFDGKVFNIETRIEWLKSSIDFAMHDDEFRDDLIDYMKNFI from the coding sequence ATGAAAGCAGTTATCCCAGCAGCAGGTTTAGGTACAAGATTACTGCCTGCTACTAAAGCACAACCAAAGGAAATGTTGCCGGTTTATTACAAACCCACAATCCATTATGCTGTTGAAGAAGCAGTAAAGTCTGGAATTGATGATATTTTAATCATAACCGGTAGGAACAAAAGGTCAATAGAAGATTATTTTGACAAGTCATATGAACTTGAATATACTCTGCAAAAGGCAGGAAAAGACCGTGACCTTAAAAAGGTTAGAAAAATCACTGATTTGGCGGACATATGTTATGTCAGGCAGAAAAATCTTATAGGATTGGGTGATGCTATTAGCTGTGCAGAAAGACATGTTGGAGATGAGCCATTTGCAGTTCTTTTAGGAGATTCCATCACAAGATCAAAAACTCCTTTAACAAAACAGCTGATTGATGTTTTCAATAAATATGAAAAATCCACAATTGCAATTAGGGAGGTTTCAGAAGATAAAATCAATAGGCATGGTATTGTTGATGGGTCTCAAATCAGTGAAAATCTTTATAAAATTAACAGTCTAGTTGAAAAACCTAACATGGATGAAGCCCCATCTAATCTGGCAATTGTTGGAAGATATATTCTAACACCGGACATTTTTGATAAGATTTCACAGACAGGACCGGGTTTTAACGGAGAAATCCAGCTTACAGATGCTTTATCAAAACTTGATGAGGTTTACGGGGTTAAATTTGATGGTAAGGTCTTCAACATTGAAACCCGTATTGAATGGCTTAAATCATCAATTGATTTTGCAATGCATGATGATGAGTTCAGGGACGACTTAATCGATTATATGAAAAATTTCATATAA